In Gimesia panareensis, the genomic window GCCGGCTGTTGTCCCGGTATCTGACCAGGGAACGGAAAATCTGGGAGCGCGATTATATCTGGGTCAAGCTCGATGACCGCTGGACCGGGACCCGGGAAGTCATGCAATCACTGGGCATCGGTCCGCTGGACGGCATCCCCTGGTGCGCCATTCTGGACAAGGACGGTAAAGTGCTCGTCACCTCCAACGATAAAGACGGAAAAAACATCGGTTATCCTGGTCACCAGAGTAGCCGTCTCCACTTCCGCAAAATGCTGGAGAAAACCGCGATCCGCCTCAACAGCATGGAAATCAGCGAACTCGTCGAAGCCCTGAAACAGAAACAGGACTNAGTTGGCTGATGGCGGGTAGGGGCGACCCTATGTGGTCGCCCGCAGCTCACCGACAACGCATGACGTTCTTCACAGAAAGCGCTGGCTTCATGAAGCATTCTCTGACAATCTGCATTTTGCTCCTCTTGGGAACGCTGTTGACTCCCATCACCCTGTCTGCTGCCGGTCCCAAAGAGAAAGATAACGACAATCAAGACGCAGAGCTGACGATTAAAGGCACCCTGGTCGATGAGCAGAATCAGCCGGTCGCTGATACGAAGGTCTTTGTGAATCAGCACAGCTTGTATTTTCAAAGTGACAAACCGATCGAAACCACAACGGACTTCAGAGGCCGGTTTGCTATTACCGACAAGGTCGGCCAGTTAAAGAAGCAGACCCTGCTCGCAACAGCTCCCGGACAGCGCATGGCCTACGTGAATCTTCCCTGGAAGAATCTGCAATCCGATTCCTCACTGCGGGAACTTCAATTACAGTTGAGGCCCGCACAACATTTTGCACTGCAAGTCGTCGATGGAACAGGGAAACCGATTGCGAATGCGCAGACGGGAATCATGGGGAATTACCTGATCTGGGGGACAGGAAAAACCGACCCTGCGGGCAGGATAGAATATTTACTGCCGGAAGATGTGCCGATTCAAAATATTGTCGCCTTCCGCAATGGTGATGGGCTCGATTATCAGGCGTACGAACTCTCACGCAAACGGAGGCGCAAGCAACCGAATAAAAAGCCGGTCCTGCCGGAGAACCCGATTCGGTTAACCCTGGATGGTACGCAACCGCTGCAGGTGAAAGTTCAGGAGTCCGACGGCAAACCGCTGGCAGGCGTCCTGGTTAGGCCCTGGTACCTCCAGAAAGCAGATCAGCCCGATGTCCTCAATCTGTCTTTCTATAATAAGTTGTTCCGTTTCTACACGGACAAATCAGGTATCGTGAAATTCAACTGGATCCCCCACTGGCAAACAGAGAAACTCACGATCTGGGCCTATAGTGCGGATCATAAAGAAGCGAGAGTGACCTATGATCCACAGAAAGGCGAGGGGACATTGACCATTCGGGTCGTATCCCTGATTACGATTTCAGACAGGGGCGTTTTTCCGGATGGCCTCAACGCTATGGAAATCAATCAGTTCGTTGAAGCCTTGAAACAGAAAGAGGACTGATTTGGCAGATGAAGGGTAGGGGCGACCCTGCGTGGTCGCCCGCAACGTGGCCGAAAGGTATAATCGATACCGTCGTTTCGAAAACCAGGGTGGGCTCGAATGCAATTCGGGCCGAGCGCAGCGAGCAGGAAACTGACAGTGTCTGCGCTCGAATTTAAAACAGGATCTCCCATGCGCTCACTCACGATGCCAACGGTTCTATTCTTCTGTCTCCTCATCTTTCCCACCACCGTCCAGGCACAAAATAACCAGCCGTTCCCCATCGTCGCTGCCAACCAGTCGATCCAGGCTGCCCTCGATGCTCAGCCGGGACGGATGCTCTTTCTCCCCGCCGGCGATTATGAGATCTCGGAAAAACTCGTCATTCGCAGCGACAGCAGTGGCCTCTACGGTCCGGGGCGGATCATCCAGAACAACCCGGAGGCTCCCTTCATCGAAGTCGAACATCGCGCGGGCGTTCAGTTTCGCGACATCGTCCTCACGCGACCGGAGGGCAAACAGACGACCGCCACCGAAGCCCTTAATATTCGCGACTGTCAGGATCTGGTGCTCGACAACGTCACGGTCACCAATCACCGCACCCGCTCCGGCGTCTTCTATCTGCTCAACAGTCGCAATGCCACCATCCGCAACTGCACGATCACCAACTATATGCGCATCGCCGTCGACGATCGCACCGCGTCACCCGACTGGGGCTACGCCTTTCACTGCATCGACGGCACCGGGATCGTCGTCAACGCCAGCACCGGCACTCTGATCCAGGGAAACCGCATCACCGAAACCGAACTCCTGCCCACACCCGAAGTGCAGAAACAGCACCAGCTCGGACAGTTCGTCAAAAAGAACGACACCAAAGGGACCCTCACCAGCCAGGAAACCTGGGAGCGGGAATCGGTCAAGAACTGGCATCAGGGATCGGCCATTATCGTCATCTCGCCGACGGCCAGCGATCGCACGCAGATCCTGGGCAACACGATTGAAAACGGAGCGCAGGGAATCGATCTACATTCCGACCATGTGATCGTGGCCCAGAACATCGTCTCCAACTGCTTCGTCGGTATGAAAGCGATGCACGGCTCCCGCAACGTCGTGATCATCGGCAACCAGTTCATCAAAAACGATCTCTGGAGCATCGGCCTGATGCCGGGCGCCGCGTCTCACGCCTCACAGGCGGGCACACCCGATCAGCCGGCCCGCGTCGATAACAGCGATGGCGGCTCGATCATCGCCAATAACATCATCTCCCAGTTCGGTTTTGGCAACGCACACTGGATCTGGGGTAACCAGGGCAATCCGATCCTGCTCGATGCAGGCCAGAAACCGGACAACCCGCCCCTGGCCGACGTCGTGATTCAGGGAAACATCGTCCAGAATTCCGGCCGCTTTCAGACCGGCAAAACAGAGCAGGGGCCCCGCTACGTTTACGCAATCCGCATCGCCCGCAGAGCGACCGGCATTCACCTGTCAAATAACCTGTTCGACCCGGGCCGCGAGGGCGTGAGCAATGTGGAGCTGAAAACATCGGCCAATGACGTGGGTGAGCCGTTGTTGGAGAAATGACTCTAGGATTAACCTGACATGTCACTACGCTGTACTTATGCGATCGATACGAGAGAACGGCCAGATGATCTGCGGCGCTGGCTTGAGAAAACGTTCTCGATGGAGACTGTTTCCGATCAGCCTGATACCCTGACTGGTTCCGGTCTGCGCTGTACGATCATGCCGCAGACTTCGAAGGATCAAAACCTCGTATCCCGATTTTTTGGCATCGATTCAACGGTCATTATTCGCTGCAAAATTGGGACAGAGAATTATGACTCAGCCAATATTGAGAAAGCGGCTCAACTGGCACTGACCTTAATCGGCAGGGATTCCAGCGATCTGGTATTACTGAAAATGGGAGAACGGGGCCAACTGCTGCGCAAAAACAATCAGATTTATGTGGACTGTTCTGATCCCGATTGGAAGGAAATCTGGGAGCTTGCGTTCGCCAAAGCAAGAAGTTCTTTTTCACACAGAAAGCTTCCCAATATGTATTCCAGTGTGTACCAGAATCCCGATCATGTCTGATGCAGAGCACACTCCCGACAACAAACACGCATCTCGCAGACCGTTCCCCCCAGTCGCATTCATCGGCCTGACTGCTCTTTTACTGCTGGGCATTCTCATCGTAGCCGGATACCGCTTGTTCGCGCCCCAAACCAGACTGACGATGATCAACGATTCCACGCAGGAGCTCGAAAGCTGTACCCTGCACGATCACACAGGCCGTGTGCTGTATCGGGGAGCAGCGATCAAGCCGGGAGAAACCAGGATTCAAGTTTTGTATTACGTCAAACCCACCGGCAGTCTGACATTTCAGGCCACGCTCGCCGACAGCACCCGGCTGGAGGGCGTCAGTCGTTTTGAATATGATATGACCGGCGAACAGGATCTGACAACGCTCTCCTACCAGGTAACCGACGACAACCTCAAGATCAGCGGCGAGATCAAACCCCGCTTCCGCTTCTGGGATTTATAAACCTTCAGAAGTCAGCTGCTGCCACTCGCTCGGCCCGTTCAATCCGTGCCTGCAGCAGTCCACTCACCGCTGCTTCCCGTGCCGGCGTTATGGTATCAGCGCGACCGAGTAACGATTTCGCCAGCGGTTTCGCTTTGCCGCTTTTGATTGATTCCAGCCGCGTTTTCAGTTCAGCAGAGACCGTTCGGCCCAGCAGCTCACTCATTTCATCCAGTGGCTCCAGCAGTGCCGCTACGTTGCGGGGGAAGGGATCCAATGAAATCAGAACCGCTTCCAGAACCGGGGTGGCACACAGCGCGTGGACGGGAGAGACTGCGGCGACCTCCGCCAGCACTTCACTGGCCCGGTTCAGCTTCACCCAGCCGCCGGCCATTACCTCGCTCAAGGCACGCATCAGCAGCTCCAGGTCGAGCCGATCGCTTTCTGCCAGAGCGATCCAGACCTCTGTCGCCATCGAGCGGGCGCTGCCATCTTTGCTGACGGTGGCGATCCACAGTGCGCGGGCTGCCATCAGCGTCAGGGGGCGATCCAGTTCAAACAGGGGCAACAGAAACTGGCCGAACGGTGTATCGACGGAAGAGCCACTCTCCACCCGGCGGGCCAGCGCTTTGGTCGCCAGGCACCAGTACCAGTCCAGTTTCATCGGCCACTGAGTTGCCAGATAAGGGTACAGGAACGGGGGCGCCAGGGTGGGCCTCAACTGATGCAGTTCGGCAGGCAGAAAACGAAAGCTCGTGGTGGGTTTATTCTGCTGAGCTGCGATGTTTTGGAGCGCCTCTGCTGGATTCTCATCCCGTTCCAGTGCTTCCAGCAGCTGGCGCATGGTGTTTTGATGCTGTTTTGTTTCCAGTTGCCCTTCTCCCTGGGTTGGCCACGCGCTGATCACATCCTGCTGAATGCTGCTGTTAGCCACCCGTTCTCCGGCGGTCCATTCATAATCACAGGGAAAGATTACATCGGGCAGTTTGGCAATCGATTCTGTAATCACCGCCCGCTCCTCGGGCGCCAGCAGTTCAGAAACATCGCCCCACGCGTCCCGGGTACGGAGGGCGGCAATCCAGACAGCCGGAGGCAGAGCTGGATCAATGGATCCGTCGCCACCCAGTGCCGTCATCGCCAGTGCCTGGTAAGGGGCGTTGAGTTCCCGGGCCGCCTCCCGGGCAGCCGTCCGATGTTCGGGTGCCAGGCGCAGACAGCTGCGTTCCAGGTCCGTATCCAGTACCTCAGTCTGCTGTTCCTGTGCGGCTTTCAGACGTTCCACCCAGACCCGCGGATCGAGCCAGCCTCCCGCATGCGTTGCGGACGAAATCAGTGGATACGCAGTTCTGGCTCGTACGCGCTGATTGAGCTGATTCAGAAAGCGCTGTAGTGGCGTATCCAGAAAGAGACAGTCATCCTGATCCGGCTTACGTTCCAGCCACGCCCCGATTAGCAGTGAAAAGGCGGTGCCGTCATAACCACCAGTGAGCCCGCGTTGCGGACGACTGTCAATCGACGCACAGGCACGCTTGGCCAGCGCGCTGGTCATCGTCTTGAATCCATTCGGTTGTTCGTTGTACAAACGCAGAATCCCGCTGATGATCCGCTCCGCCGTATCCGGATCTTCCAGTCGCTCGACGGCAGCAGAAGTGACGTCAATCAGTTCCTCGACTGTTTCAATCGGCTGCAGCGGAGCCGCCGTCGTCAGCACCGGCACACTTTGTTGAGACCAGAGGCAACTGAGATCCGCGCGTCCCTCCTGCGCCGCCTTCACTGCTTCGTCCACGCGCAGCAGTTCCTTGACCGGTTCCGGAATGGCGGAGGCTCTGGTTTCCAGGAGACTCAAATCTATGAACGTGGAATCGGCGGGAGGGGGCGCTGACTGGTCTGCCACTGTTTCTGTTTGAGACGGACTTTCTGACTGCAGCAGCGCTGCCGCTTTTTCTCTTAACGTAGGGGCGATCGTCTCCAGGTGTAGTTCAATGGTGTTGAGCGCCGCCTCATCATCGAGCTGCAGATATTTTTCCAGCAGCTCCAGGGCCGATTTCTGAATATCCTTGTTCGGATGCATCAGCGCAACCGCTGCCGCTTCGACGGCCTCTCGTCGGTGAGCGGGATCGGTGGCAATGCGGGCCAGCAGGTCGACCGCCGTTTTTGCATGTTTTTTTGGTTTATGACTGAAAATGCCGGGCAGGGCAGTGACCGCTTCCCGTGCATCGAGCAAACCAGCCTTTTCGAGTTGTTTCAATTGCTCTACGGCAAAGCCCGCGACCACCGCCTGACTGTCCGACAACAGTCCCGCCCATTCTGCCTGCAGTTCTGCTAGCATTTCTGGTTCTGCTTTCGCCGCCTGCATTAAGATCAGACAGCCATTTCGCTCCGTCTGGTTCAACGGTCCCTGCAACGCTTTGAGCAGGGATTCCAGCAGCCGTTTGACGTCGAGCAGGTTCTCCTGGTGCAGGCATTCAATGACGGGCACCCAGGGCTTGGGTTCGAGTAATTGATATTCCTGCTCCGAGATCGAGTAAACGAGTTCCCGGCAGGCGGGTATGTCCTGCAGCACCAGCTTCGTGGCCTCCGGTGCCTCTTCCATGGCCTCCTTTAAGCCAATCCGGAACTCATTGATCACAGCCGGAAAATCATCAGCAGAAACGAGTTTTTGTTCATACAATTGTGACCAGTACCCCGGTGGAATTTCTCGATGATCCCGATCCTTGCCGGTCAGGGTGGCATACCATTCATCCCACCAGGGAGGCTGCCGGTCGGCCATGATCCGGGCTGCCCACGCTTCGTGATCAGGAACGGTGGGAAAGCGAATACAGCCCTCCAGACTTTCCAGTCCGTAGCCTCCCAGCCAGGCAATGTAAGACATCTCATGGTCGATGAGCAGACTCTTGTCGAGATCTTTACGCCAGCGAAACTTCTGTTGAATGCCATCCCGTTCCCGTTTCTGTTTGACCAGCGGATCATCCAGACCCAGTGAACAGGGTTCAATAACCCGACGCTCCATTCCCAGTGCCAGCATCAGAATGTTGAACGGTTCGATTGCCGCTTTCCGCTGGTCTTCGTCCCAGTCGGCCAGTGCGACGACGACGGCTTCCGCGTCTTTGTTCAAAATGGCATTCTGGAGCGCTTCAATCATGGTGCTTTGCCTCAACTGTCATGCGGGTTGCTAAAATGTGTTTACAGGGGCCACGCTCTCCCTGGTATCGGCTGAACCAGGGACACGTGCATTTCTCCCCCTTCGATCGCAAACGTACAAAGTAAGTCGTTCCGTTGCTCGTCACTTCTGCGGCCTGTTCCTCAGCAGAGTCGCCAGGCAACAGGCGGACCGCTCGTTGCTCCAACAGCTTGTGGGCCGCCCGCAGTCGGGGCTGATCGCGGGTGACCAGAGTCTCTGCAAATGGCAGTTGCCGCTGAAAATAAAATCCGCTGCCCGCGTCGAAGCCGGCCAGGCCGTTGGTGGCCAGTGCCGCCAGACTGTTGCGGGCCTCGCTGGTCGTACAACCGAGCCGTACCGCCAGTTCAGCCGGATCGATGGTCTCCGCGGGACCCTGCTGCGATGTTTCCGAACCCGCCAGCAGCTCCAGAATCGGATCGACGCGTTCCTGCCAGTCGTCGTTCGCCAGTGAATCCAGTAGCTGGCCTTCCCCCGAAAAGCCCCGTTGCAGCGTCGGCGACAGCACCAGCCAGAACCGGCTCCAGTCGGTCTCGCCCACCCACGCGTGCACCCCGGAATTCTCGTCTGCATACAGGCTCACTTCGCGGACGAGCGGCAGCAGAGTCCGCAGTGCCGATAATCGACTGGCACCTCCGACAGGAATCGCGCCCGATGTGGCCCGTGTGGTCAGTCGGGGACGACCGGCGCTGATCGAAAGGTATTGGTTGCCGCCCCCCATACGGGCCGCACTCTGAATCAGTGGCAGCAGCAGTGCCGGCGTAAACCGCTGTTTCAGTTCCAGCTGCGACTGATAGACCTGCACCTCACCCAGGCCTTTGATCCACCGTCGTGGCAAGCGGACTTTCTTTTCGGTGACCGCAGCCTGATTCCGTGCGAGGGTCACCGCATCCGCATCGATACTCAGCCGGACTTCATCCGACCGACCCACGCGGCTCAGGTGCGCAATCATCTCGGGGTTGAAGTCCACGTTGGTGGTACCAGAGGCACGTCGTTCAGTTTCAAATGCGCTCTCGTCCAGATCGAGTCGCGCATAAGCACCGCAGCAGCCACTGAAGCCTTCCCACCGCACCAGCGAGCGGCTGGCAGTGACAATCGGATCCATCTGGGGCGGACTCGCATCGAAAAAATGGGTCCGCACAATCGTACTCAGCGTCAGCAGCATTGTCGCGACTTCACGCGGGTGCATCACGCGACCGGTAAAGAACGGACCGTCAATCTCCGCAGCAGCGTCGCCTCCACAGGCGGCCAGCTGAATCAGCCCCGGATCAATCCGTGAGGCAAACGGATAGCGGTAGAGATGCTCCTGCAGAACGGTCGACATCAGCGGACCTCGTTTTCAGCGAGACGTGAAACACTACAGAACGGAACAGAAGATGCGTCCTCCGATTGTGCCGGGAAACAGACGGCAAGTCAACCAGCGGTCTGTATGAAACCCTGCTGAAGAGCGCACAGATCTATGTGTCAGTCGATGTCACCATGCGCCGCAGGGTGTTAGCCTCGGTTCTGCGTCATGGGGATGGTCCATTCGAATTAAGAACCACAACCTAGTGCAGCAGCGAATACCAGACGATATTCAACCCCAGCCGCACGGCATCTTCGGCCACATAGCCGGGGCAGGCAATCCGGTCGCCATATTCGATGGCACAGCTTAGATCGTGTTTGCTGTAGAGCACGACCAGCCGACCGTCGATTTCGATCCCTTCAATCTCAGGGGCACTGCGGGTGATTCGTTCCTCTGTGGTTTTCGCCTGCAGATCAACCGGGTGGCGAAAACGCACTTCCTTCAAATCGTACCCCGTGCTGCGGGAGAAGAGCTCGTGATTGACGGGGATCCGTTTCAAAGGCTGACCGGGAAACAGCTGCTCTACCAGCCGGCGGAAGCTCTGGTCGAATTCGCTCGCACCACAGCAGGCATCCGCAAACAGCACGCCCCCCTGTTGCAGGTAGGTTCGCAGTTTCTGCTGCTCGCTCTGATCGAGGGCGAATCCATACCGCCCATGCAGGTAGAGCAGGGGATGCGCAAACAACCGCTCGTCGGTCAAGGACAGCAGTCGCGGTTTCGTCGCGACCTGCACTGCGGAGACTTGATTCATCGCTTTCAGTAATTTCTGCAGGGCGCGCGGGGCGGCATCCCATTCGCCGGAATGACGGATGCGGGCGATGTTGAGCAGCCGGTGTTCGACGCGGGCTTCGTCTGTCTGCGGTCGCTTTGAAGAATCGCGCGGCAGTTCACGAATCAATGTCCGTCCTGCTGCCAGAGCACAGACGTTGACGCCCGCCTGCAGACTGCGCTCAATATACTGCGCGAACTTCTTTGTACGACCTGGCAGCGCGACCGGCGACCATTTTTCCCACAGGCAGGTCAGGTCTTCAGGGGCATAGATAATCGCGGTTCGGCAGCCAGTCTCGGCGCCCCAGAGCTCCACCAGCGGTGTACCGCTGTCTGGATCACTCAGCGGAAATTCACTGCGATACACTGGATGCGCGCCTTCCAGTTTCCGTAAACGTGTTTCACCCTCCGGATAGAGTCGCTCGACCAGTGCCTGCATCGCCAGGTCAGGCGAAGGACTGCGGCAGCCACCCACGGCAAACAGAAACCCGCCCTGCTGCAGATAGTCTCTCAACAGACGCGTCTGCGGTTCGGTCAGCAGCCCGGCGTCCGCCACATCAAGGACCAGCACCGGCGCCAGACCCAGATCTTCCGCCCCGGCCCGGTTCATGTCGATCGACTGCCAGGTCAATCGCTTGGGCCAGCCCTGCAGGCGACTGGTAAACTGCGCCAGGTTCCACGCGGCTGCTGGCGTGTCATGTGACGAAACCGCGATGTCCGCTTGATCCACTCCGGTTCCCGTACCCCACTCCAGGCGACCGACGAGAATCGGCGTCAGTCCCCGCGCAAGGAAATGCAGCGCATAGCCGGTTGCCAGAATCTCGCAGTCTTCCAGCAGGACAGGTGCCCCTTTCCAGGCACCAGTGATCGAATTCTGATGCGCAACCAGGTACGCAGCTCCTTCCGAGTACCAGTCATGCCGTCGACCGGTACTGCTGATAAAATACCGGCGGCCCGTGAGTCGTCCGACCCGTTCCAGGCAGTAGAGATAATAGAGATAACCGACTGAACCATCCGCCAGCGGATCGGTACTCGGATTATGTGTGACCGTGAAATGATCGCCCAGCCAGCGACAACCCGCTTCTACCGCGGCATCCCGAAACGGTGGGCCGCAGCAGTCTGGTTTACCCGCTGCATTCAGATCGGCCTGACCGGCGCGGAGCCGATGTTGCGTGGAGACCAGGTAAGCGATGCCCGCTGCGGTGATGCCGCCCCGGCTGTGCTGACTGTTCTGGGAACCCCAGCCACCATCGGGGCGCTGTCGCTTCAACCAGTGCTCGCGAGCCCGCTGCCAGGTTGCAGGCTGAACAACGACTCCCCGCTGCGCCGCTTCATACAGGCCCAGTGCCGCGAAGTGGGCGTAGTTCTCTTCCGTATTCCCAAAGCTCCAGGCACCGTCGTTTGTCCCCTTAGAGTGTCCCGCTTCCAGTTTCTCGGTGAACTGCTTTAACAGTTTCAGGTCGCCTGCCTCACCGGCAGTGGACAGCGTTTCCAGCAGCAGAGAAATCTCGTGCGTCTTGACCGGATCCTGTTGACGCAGCCAGTTCAACCCGCGCTGGATTTCCGGTGCGTCCGGCTTCATGCCGGCATGCAGCAGGGCGTGCAGCGTGAAGCTGGTCAGCACCAGTGTCTGCTCAGGACGCGACTTCAGCTGCCAGGTGCCGTCCTCCTGTTGTTGTTTCAGTAAATACTCGCGGGCCTTCTCGATCGAGGTCAGCACCATTTCCCGGGTGACCGGCTCTGCAGCCAGAGCACGCGCAGTCGGTAAGCTTCCCATCACCAGACAGGCTGGTAACAGCAGACAAACAAAGCGAATTGTAAGCAGGCGATCAAACATTAATTCGAACCATTGGAAATGAGACGGGCGACAGCTGGTCCGGCAGGAGAAGGGAAATCAGAGCGGAAGTGCTATGTACTATCCTAATTCTGTGACCGGGGGAGCGTCAATGTGCGTTTTCTCCCTGAACGGCAGCCTCAAAATGGCATTTCGAGCTGTTTTCCGGAAAATGTTTGATTTTTGACTGAAAATGCGTGATGTTGTCTACAGCATTGCGCCTTTCAGGTATTCAAGCCGCTTATCACTTTTTTCCTGATAGAAAGTCAGCACTCATGGATCAGCCAGTCAAACAGAATGTCGCCGAAATCGCCGTTTCTAACCGGAAAACGCTGGTCATTCCGCTGCTCATTATCACCATCGGAACCGGCTGGCTGCTGACCACGCTCAACGTGGTTCCCGGTCTCAACTGGATCTGGATCCTCGGACTGGCAATCATCGGACTGCTCTCGTTCGCTGTCAGCGGCCTCGACAAATCATCGGTCCTGATCGGCCCGTTCTTCCTGATCGCCAGCTCGCTCTCCGTCCTGCGTCAGAGCGACTACATTACGCTCGACGTCGAAGTGCCGATCCTGGTGATCGTTGTTGGCTGCCTGCTGCTCGTCGCCCGCAGTAAATCGATCCCCTTCCCCCAATGGATGGCCCTCGACACCGAGAAACGCAAACCGGAATGAAGTTGAACACGAGTGTTTCAGCATTGAAATCGGGAAGTCATACTGTTTGTTGCGATTATTTAAACGAATTATACCAGCAACCTGATCTGACCAGACAGCTTCCGATACTAGAACGCGTCGCATTTAAACATAGCGTTTCTCAATTTAATATACTCGGTCCAAATGGCCCTGGAGACGCTACAGTAAAACTGGACACAGTCTGGCTGCCTGATTCATTTAGTATTAACGTGACCTTATGCCGCTTCCTGCTTTCAACGTTTTCATACTCCTGGTTCTAATGGTGACAGTCCTCCCTGCGACCGCAGCCGACCAGCGACTTTCTACCTTGATCAGCAAAGTGGCTGCCCAGGAGCAGCGATATCGGAATCTGGAATTCCACAGACACTGGTCATATCAGTTAAAATTGCCCGAGCCGCTGTTAAAACAAAGGAAAGATACGAATCTGTTTCGGAGTCTTCAACGCGATTCGCGGCACGTCTATCAGGACGGGCGATTTACGATCCAGGAACAGATTTCAGGAGTTTCACTGACGGGCGTGAAATCCAGTCACAAGATTCGCATCGGCTATGATGGCCAGCAGACGCGACTGATGGAAGACGGCGTTGTCAGATTCGAACAAGGCAAAGATCTGAACTGGCCCTTACGCAAGCCGCACGTCTTTCTGCTGGATCGCCTGGCGGAGGAGCCGAGTCTTGCAGAGTTGCTGATCAGCCCGACCGCCAGAGGGTATTTCCTCAGCGTGAAATACGAAGCTGA contains:
- a CDS encoding DUF4159 domain-containing protein, giving the protein MFDRLLTIRFVCLLLPACLVMGSLPTARALAAEPVTREMVLTSIEKAREYLLKQQQEDGTWQLKSRPEQTLVLTSFTLHALLHAGMKPDAPEIQRGLNWLRQQDPVKTHEISLLLETLSTAGEAGDLKLLKQFTEKLEAGHSKGTNDGAWSFGNTEENYAHFAALGLYEAAQRGVVVQPATWQRAREHWLKRQRPDGGWGSQNSQHSRGGITAAGIAYLVSTQHRLRAGQADLNAAGKPDCCGPPFRDAAVEAGCRWLGDHFTVTHNPSTDPLADGSVGYLYYLYCLERVGRLTGRRYFISSTGRRHDWYSEGAAYLVAHQNSITGAWKGAPVLLEDCEILATGYALHFLARGLTPILVGRLEWGTGTGVDQADIAVSSHDTPAAAWNLAQFTSRLQGWPKRLTWQSIDMNRAGAEDLGLAPVLVLDVADAGLLTEPQTRLLRDYLQQGGFLFAVGGCRSPSPDLAMQALVERLYPEGETRLRKLEGAHPVYRSEFPLSDPDSGTPLVELWGAETGCRTAIIYAPEDLTCLWEKWSPVALPGRTKKFAQYIERSLQAGVNVCALAAGRTLIRELPRDSSKRPQTDEARVEHRLLNIARIRHSGEWDAAPRALQKLLKAMNQVSAVQVATKPRLLSLTDERLFAHPLLYLHGRYGFALDQSEQQKLRTYLQQGGVLFADACCGASEFDQSFRRLVEQLFPGQPLKRIPVNHELFSRSTGYDLKEVRFRHPVDLQAKTTEERITRSAPEIEGIEIDGRLVVLYSKHDLSCAIEYGDRIACPGYVAEDAVRLGLNIVWYSLLH